A genomic window from Nosocomiicoccus massiliensis includes:
- a CDS encoding ABC transporter permease — protein sequence MKKLFRLDVLIIVLILVSILSLFVGVSSLPLSDIFNLNEQQKTVLLHSRIPRTVSIIIAGAALATSGLIMQQLTRNKFVSPTTAGTMEWAQLGILIGMIFFPAANMLMKLSFATALSLIGTLIFMQIITRIKFKDIIFVPLIGIMLGGVVSSIGTFLALRTNNLQSIGAWMHGSFSTLVTGRYEILYISIPLLLLAIFYAHQFTVAGMGEDFSKNLGLNYKRVVNIGLFITAAITAIVVVTVGMLPFLGLIVPNIVSIFRGDHLRSTIFLTATLGGIFVMICDIIGRVIIYPYEVSVGLVIAVFGSAIFLFMIYRRVKHA from the coding sequence ATGAAGAAATTATTTAGGCTAGATGTACTAATCATTGTGCTCATATTAGTATCGATACTTTCTCTATTTGTTGGAGTAAGTAGTTTGCCTTTATCAGATATATTTAATTTAAATGAGCAACAAAAGACAGTTTTATTACATAGTAGAATACCGCGTACTGTATCAATTATCATTGCAGGTGCTGCTCTTGCGACATCTGGTTTAATTATGCAACAGCTCACGCGTAACAAGTTCGTATCACCTACGACAGCAGGGACGATGGAATGGGCGCAACTCGGTATTTTAATCGGAATGATATTTTTCCCGGCAGCGAATATGTTAATGAAATTATCATTTGCAACTGCGCTATCACTTATCGGGACGTTAATCTTCATGCAGATTATTACACGTATTAAATTTAAAGATATCATTTTCGTTCCACTGATCGGTATTATGCTCGGTGGGGTCGTTTCGAGTATCGGGACGTTTTTAGCACTTAGAACGAATAACTTACAATCCATCGGTGCGTGGATGCACGGCAGTTTCTCTACGCTAGTCACTGGGCGATACGAGATTTTATATATTAGTATTCCGTTATTGCTATTAGCAATTTTTTATGCACATCAGTTTACAGTTGCTGGTATGGGAGAAGATTTCTCTAAAAACTTAGGTCTGAATTATAAGCGTGTCGTAAATATCGGACTATTTATTACCGCTGCGATTACAGCAATTGTCGTTGTAACAGTTGGTATGCTACCGTTTTTAGGGTTAATCGTTCCGAACATCGTCTCTATTTTTAGAGGGGATCATTTACGCAGTACGATTTTCTTAACAGCAACACTCGGTGGGATATTCGTTATGATCTGTGACATCATCGGCCGTGTGATTATTTACCCGTACGAAGTGTCTGTTGGACTCGTCATCGCTGTATTTGGTAGTGCAATCTTCCTATTTATGATTTATAGGAGGGTAAAGCATGCATAG
- a CDS encoding iron chelate uptake ABC transporter family permease subunit, with protein MHSNKKNITLLIVLSVVALGLIAFYMLYGINFKILHYQLPSRMLRTFAIIIVATAIAVSTVVFQTIVKNRIITPSIMGLDSVYVFIQTAIVFIAGVSSPLLFNDAYNYFLSLIILVIFTVFVFKFLFKLTKNNVFILLLIGIILGTFFGNLATFMQVLISPEDFMILQGQLFGSFTKINETLLYITLGIVIVLLIIVLLDFSSLDVMALGRDHAINLGVNYDLKVSKLLIIVAIFVSASTALVGPIMFLGLLVVNLAHEMFKTYKHLYLIIGTTLISIIALLIGQMVVQFVFKNNIELSVIINLVGGVYFIYLMLRRSKA; from the coding sequence ATGCATAGTAATAAGAAAAATATAACGCTTTTAATCGTTTTATCAGTCGTTGCACTTGGACTTATAGCATTTTACATGTTGTACGGTATAAATTTTAAGATTTTACATTATCAACTACCGTCAAGAATGCTCCGTACGTTCGCAATTATTATCGTTGCTACCGCAATCGCAGTATCAACGGTAGTGTTCCAGACGATTGTTAAAAATAGAATCATTACTCCGTCGATTATGGGGTTAGATTCGGTCTATGTATTTATACAAACAGCGATCGTATTTATTGCAGGAGTTAGTTCGCCATTACTATTTAATGACGCGTATAACTATTTCTTAAGTTTAATAATACTCGTCATATTTACAGTTTTTGTATTTAAATTCTTATTTAAATTGACGAAAAACAACGTCTTCATACTATTACTTATCGGTATTATACTTGGAACGTTTTTTGGAAATTTAGCAACATTTATGCAAGTGCTAATCTCTCCAGAAGATTTCATGATATTACAAGGACAGTTATTCGGATCGTTTACGAAGATAAATGAAACGTTACTTTATATCACACTCGGTATCGTCATCGTGTTACTTATCATCGTGCTACTCGATTTTTCATCGCTCGATGTGATGGCGCTCGGTAGAGATCACGCGATTAACCTCGGAGTAAACTACGACTTAAAAGTTTCGAAACTACTCATTATCGTCGCGATATTCGTATCCGCATCGACAGCACTTGTTGGACCGATTATGTTTTTAGGGCTACTCGTCGTAAACTTAGCCCATGAAATGTTTAAAACGTATAAACATTTATATCTTATTATAGGAACCACATTAATCAGCATTATCGCGTTATTAATTGGTCAGATGGTTGTACAGTTCGTATTTAAGAATAACATCGAACTAAGTGTTATCATTAACTTAGTAGGTGGAGTGTACTTTATCTATCTCATGCTAAGGAGGAGTAAGGCTTGA
- a CDS encoding ABC transporter ATP-binding protein, which produces MIQIKGLSKAYGNKKVVDNVSLDIEKGKLMSLIGPNGAGKSTVISMVTRLMDKNSGEVLLEGENLFTKPDNELAKKISILKQSNHLNLNITVRELIAFGRYPYCKGRLKQEDNEKIDEAIKYMGLQDLQHRMIDELSGGQRQRAFIAMTIAQDTEYIFLDEPLNNLDMKHSVQIMQILRRLCRDKNKTIIIVIHDINFASCYSDNIAALKDGKLKISGTKDEVIQEDILRDIYDMDLQIQNVCGHRICIYFDGEAVESRQVFGAV; this is translated from the coding sequence TTGATACAAATTAAAGGTCTTTCTAAAGCGTATGGTAACAAAAAAGTTGTCGACAACGTGTCACTCGATATAGAAAAAGGGAAACTGATGTCTTTAATCGGGCCAAACGGTGCCGGTAAAAGTACAGTAATCTCGATGGTCACTCGTTTAATGGATAAAAACAGCGGAGAAGTATTGCTAGAAGGTGAAAATTTATTTACAAAACCGGACAATGAGCTCGCTAAAAAAATATCGATTTTAAAACAGAGTAACCATTTAAATTTAAACATTACAGTACGAGAGCTTATCGCATTCGGTCGATATCCGTATTGTAAAGGGCGTTTAAAACAAGAAGATAACGAAAAAATCGACGAAGCAATTAAATATATGGGACTTCAAGATTTACAACATCGTATGATTGATGAGTTATCTGGTGGTCAGCGTCAACGCGCATTTATCGCTATGACAATTGCGCAAGATACTGAATATATATTTTTAGATGAACCACTCAACAACTTAGATATGAAACACTCAGTTCAAATTATGCAAATCTTACGTCGATTATGTCGCGATAAAAATAAGACGATAATTATCGTCATTCACGATATTAACTTTGCGTCGTGTTACTCAGATAATATCGCAGCATTAAAAGATGGCAAATTAAAAATATCTGGCACTAAAGATGAAGTCATCCAAGAAGATATTTTGAGAGATATATACGACATGGACTTACAAATACAAAACGTCTGTGGTCACCGTATTTGTATTTACTTCGATGGTGAAGCTGTTGAATCACGTCAAGTATTTGGGGCAGTCTAG